In Chitinophaga sp. HK235, a single window of DNA contains:
- a CDS encoding RNA polymerase sigma-70 factor encodes MSNCSTYTDDQLWEQITQDDQEAFTAVYNRYWKVLYLRAQSMLTDSDLAQDIVQEVFISLWHRRKEVEVLHLKAYLFQAVRYQELKALRTLKSDINFYERLALISKDLLIHEPLAFKELDTVLQRVLATFPEDQRMIFGMSREEGLTYREIAGKMEISVKTVEKKMSQALRTLRKGMDSAFPLVLSMMALLENSRN; translated from the coding sequence ATGTCAAACTGCAGTACATATACGGATGATCAGCTCTGGGAACAGATCACACAGGATGATCAGGAAGCTTTCACAGCGGTGTATAACCGTTACTGGAAGGTGCTGTACCTGCGTGCTCAAAGTATGCTGACTGACAGCGACCTTGCACAGGACATTGTACAGGAGGTGTTCATCTCTCTCTGGCATCGCCGTAAGGAAGTGGAGGTACTGCATCTGAAAGCTTACCTTTTTCAGGCGGTGCGCTACCAGGAACTGAAAGCCCTGCGTACTCTCAAGTCAGACATTAACTTCTACGAGCGGCTGGCCCTTATTTCCAAAGACCTGCTCATTCATGAGCCCCTGGCTTTTAAAGAGCTGGATACTGTATTACAGCGCGTGCTGGCCACCTTCCCGGAAGATCAGCGGATGATCTTTGGCATGAGCCGCGAGGAAGGGCTTACCTACCGTGAGATCGCGGGTAAAATGGAGATCTCTGTGAAAACAGTGGAAAAGAAGATGTCGCAGGCATTGCGGACCCTCCGCAAAGGTATGGACAGCGCCTTCCCACTGGTATTGAGTATGATGGCATTACTGGAGAATAGCCGGAATTAA
- a CDS encoding ester cyclase, which yields MIKQLLGGLLLTATTAFSQEKVSDMETIQQQNKAAIIHFYEDILNQRQFGQLDGLISPDYANSQGDSGIQGFIQSAQAVLQSFPDAQWSLSLVMAEGDKVFVKQKMQGTHQNTFQHIAPTHKAVTSEGTGIYTFKNGKIIHHEIQTDRLGFLQQLGAIPADITPTDKRNQVYFIDKFIVPSAAISEFTQRMNYNRGFIQKLDGFMGDKVFQHQEQNGQYSVITVATWKNQEYLDNAKTQVQAEYKRIGFNPAGFYQQLHIQMERGIYQGND from the coding sequence ATGATCAAACAATTACTGGGTGGTTTGTTGCTCACAGCAACGACTGCCTTCTCACAGGAAAAAGTATCAGATATGGAAACAATACAGCAACAAAACAAAGCCGCCATCATTCACTTTTATGAAGATATTCTCAATCAGCGGCAGTTCGGACAGCTGGACGGTCTCATCTCCCCGGATTATGCCAACAGCCAGGGAGACAGCGGTATTCAGGGTTTTATACAGTCGGCGCAAGCAGTCCTTCAGTCATTTCCGGATGCCCAATGGAGCTTGTCTTTGGTAATGGCAGAAGGTGATAAAGTCTTCGTAAAACAAAAAATGCAGGGCACTCATCAAAACACCTTTCAGCACATCGCACCTACACACAAAGCCGTTACCAGCGAAGGAACCGGCATCTATACTTTCAAAAACGGAAAAATCATACACCACGAAATTCAGACCGACAGGCTTGGCTTTCTGCAACAGTTAGGCGCCATTCCTGCTGATATTACGCCAACGGACAAACGAAATCAGGTGTACTTCATCGATAAATTCATTGTACCGTCAGCGGCTATCAGTGAATTCACACAAAGGATGAACTATAACAGGGGCTTTATTCAAAAGCTGGACGGTTTTATGGGAGATAAGGTATTTCAGCATCAGGAACAAAACGGACAGTACTCCGTTATCACCGTTGCCACCTGGAAAAATCAGGAGTATCTGGACAATGCCAAAACACAGGTGCAGGCTGAATACAAGCGGATTGGTTTTAACCCTGCCGGATTTTACCAGCAGCTGCATATTCAGATGGAAAGAGGCATTTATCAGGGAAATGATTAA
- a CDS encoding helix-turn-helix domain-containing protein produces MLLKPYIPSAPLQPFIQAYKIIESQDARVNRVLPDTTPAIAFRYKGRINYLSDQQANPVPAAVISGLRSSVRLINYQENTAAIIVQFKPAGAAAFFKTPLHELFEHSVSLDNFISRQQTAIIEEQLAEAKTTHERITVIETLLLSLLHGSKQDNLILNVLQQIQTTQGDLPIKNLAASNYLSQDAFEKRFRKTIGTSPKQYASIIRLKSLITRKQPTQSLTDLALDAGYFDQAHFNKSFKRFTGLTPSHFFQSPLFW; encoded by the coding sequence ATGCTCCTGAAGCCTTACATACCCTCCGCACCACTACAACCTTTCATCCAGGCTTACAAAATCATTGAAAGCCAGGATGCACGGGTCAACCGGGTATTGCCCGACACCACGCCCGCCATCGCCTTCCGTTATAAAGGCCGGATCAATTACCTCAGCGATCAGCAGGCCAATCCGGTGCCGGCAGCCGTTATATCGGGATTAAGGTCTTCTGTACGGCTGATCAATTACCAGGAAAACACCGCTGCCATTATTGTACAGTTTAAACCTGCCGGCGCAGCAGCCTTCTTTAAAACACCGCTCCATGAACTGTTTGAACACAGCGTTTCATTGGATAATTTCATCAGCCGGCAGCAAACCGCTATCATAGAAGAACAGCTGGCCGAAGCCAAAACTACCCACGAGAGAATAACAGTTATTGAAACACTGTTACTCTCATTGCTGCATGGCTCCAAACAGGACAACCTGATATTAAACGTCCTTCAGCAAATACAAACAACACAGGGAGATCTCCCTATAAAAAACCTGGCTGCATCCAACTACCTAAGCCAGGATGCCTTCGAAAAACGTTTCAGAAAAACCATCGGCACTTCGCCCAAACAATACGCCTCCATCATCCGGCTAAAATCCCTCATCACTCGCAAACAGCCCACTCAAAGCCTTACAGATCTAGCCCTGGATGCTGGTTATTTCGATCAGGCCCATTTCAACAAAAGCTTTAAACGCTTCACCGGCCTCACACCTTCTCATTTCTTCCAGTCACCGCTGTTCTGGTAA
- a CDS encoding DUF6624 domain-containing protein codes for MNVIIRLYVVLFVFIASTANGQVNKSLAGTIDNLYEADQTVQLRLLEMNQHKAPQDSMEKQYSLKRAMYKRNLQVIKKIYAQYGYPTITLVGADASHHFFILIQHADSEPHFQLEMLPILDSLSQKGDILRKDYAYLYDRVQHNTGGKQRYGTQPAYGENGSLFDKNNRIIYPPDLEDPENVDARRKEAGMEPIEQYYESVLQLLGRPRAKPKQ; via the coding sequence ATGAATGTAATCATCCGCCTTTACGTTGTACTATTTGTTTTTATTGCTTCAACTGCAAATGGACAGGTGAACAAGTCCCTGGCCGGTACTATTGACAACCTCTATGAAGCTGATCAGACAGTGCAGCTCCGATTGCTGGAAATGAACCAGCACAAGGCTCCCCAGGATAGCATGGAAAAACAGTATTCTCTAAAACGGGCAATGTATAAACGCAATTTGCAGGTCATCAAAAAGATTTACGCACAATATGGTTACCCAACCATCACATTGGTAGGTGCCGATGCTTCGCATCATTTTTTTATACTCATCCAGCATGCCGATAGTGAACCCCATTTCCAGCTGGAAATGCTGCCGATATTGGACAGCCTTTCCCAAAAAGGCGATATATTGAGGAAGGACTATGCCTATCTCTATGATCGTGTTCAGCATAATACAGGCGGGAAACAACGTTATGGGACACAGCCTGCTTATGGTGAGAACGGCAGTTTGTTTGACAAAAACAACAGGATCATTTATCCGCCCGACCTGGAAGATCCGGAAAATGTGGATGCACGGAGAAAAGAAGCAGGTATGGAACCTATTGAGCAATATTATGAATCTGTCTTACAATTGCTGGGCAGGCCCAGAGCGAAGCCGAAGCAATAG